A section of the Marinoscillum sp. 108 genome encodes:
- a CDS encoding RidA family protein has translation MIKNKLEQLGLELPSPSVPGGNYTSFHIRGGIAYVAIQFPIRSGEYLYQGRLGQDLDTEDGYQAMQLCALNVLAQINQYTTVNQIEGLNHIDAYYQSTESWDEAPLIVNGASDLFVNVLGDKGIHTRSIVGVHTLPRGFSVGLSASLTLRKPARGWIWL, from the coding sequence ATGATTAAAAACAAGCTGGAACAGCTGGGGCTGGAGTTACCGAGCCCCTCCGTTCCGGGGGGAAATTATACCTCATTTCACATCAGAGGTGGCATTGCCTATGTGGCCATTCAGTTTCCGATACGGAGCGGTGAGTACCTGTATCAGGGGAGATTGGGACAAGATCTGGACACCGAAGACGGGTATCAGGCCATGCAGCTGTGTGCACTCAATGTGCTGGCGCAAATCAATCAATACACCACCGTGAATCAAATAGAAGGGCTCAATCACATCGATGCCTACTATCAAAGTACCGAAAGCTGGGATGAAGCGCCCCTCATCGTCAATGGCGCCTCGGACCTTTTCGTCAATGTGCTGGGTGATAAGGGCATTCATACCCGCTCGATCGTTGGTGTGCATACCCTCCCGAGAGGGTTCAGCGTGGGGTTGTCTGCTTCGCTTACCCTTCGCAAGCCCGCAAGAGGCTGGATTTGGCTTTAA
- a CDS encoding MBL fold metallo-hydrolase: protein MELQLIRNATLKINYAGSTFLIDPYFAEAGTQPSFAGKAKNPTVPLPMSTEEILKGVDYVLISHLHPDHFDEAAQAIIPKDLPIYCQPEDSETIRAAGFQAVHPIEDQVDIGGIRLSKTQGQHGTGSILPLMGEVSGFVLSHKNEKTIYWCGDTIWYEGVKENIDWYQPEVIVCHAGANKFFQAHNVFGPAFTGDSEVLIMDAAQVSDLCHHAPESQVVVTHVGALDHETVTRAELRAALKKNIGAGQLFIPEDGQSLVFDQH from the coding sequence ATGGAACTACAACTTATCCGAAATGCTACCCTGAAAATCAATTACGCGGGCAGCACTTTTCTCATCGATCCTTATTTTGCCGAAGCAGGCACACAGCCCTCTTTTGCAGGAAAGGCCAAAAACCCCACCGTACCACTGCCCATGAGTACTGAGGAGATCCTGAAGGGCGTGGACTATGTCCTCATCTCCCACCTGCACCCCGATCACTTTGATGAAGCGGCTCAGGCGATCATTCCCAAAGACCTGCCCATCTACTGCCAACCGGAAGACTCAGAGACCATCCGGGCGGCGGGTTTTCAGGCCGTGCATCCGATAGAGGATCAGGTGGACATAGGTGGGATCAGGCTTTCAAAAACCCAGGGCCAACATGGTACCGGCAGCATTCTTCCCCTGATGGGTGAGGTTTCAGGGTTTGTGTTGAGCCACAAAAATGAAAAAACCATCTACTGGTGCGGTGATACCATCTGGTATGAAGGCGTGAAGGAAAATATTGATTGGTACCAGCCAGAGGTCATTGTCTGTCATGCGGGTGCCAATAAGTTCTTCCAAGCGCACAATGTGTTCGGACCGGCATTCACCGGGGACAGTGAGGTGCTCATCATGGATGCCGCTCAGGTTTCTGATCTCTGCCACCATGCACCCGAAAGCCAGGTGGTGGTCACCCATGTGGGGGCGCTGGATCACGAAACGGTCACCAGAGCAGAGCTCAGGGCAGCCTTGAAAAAAAATATCGGCGCGGGGCAACTATTTATCCCCGAAGACGGTCAGAGTTTGGTATTCGATCAACATTAA
- a CDS encoding helix-turn-helix transcriptional regulator: MRNQPSPDGQHLKWPDVLVQSRYRTYEKSVPESSFALFTLKSPGEATFSVGGKHLRICQQTLCLINPYEAFEYRIEANEAVEVQNLHLSLSTYRQLMHAMGTSPNRLLDPPAESEAPAEWPHHLYYMDPAMKGLLDQYRSLCPEDFLTGIGSLLQRLSAQNQQVTKRIPSQKRATQKELAKRVAIGRDLIFSAYNDPDLTLDRICAEVFMSKFHFIRVFKQAYGLTPHQLIRHIRILKAQEYLKTGQMTLEHIAYKVGLQEPNSLYPLLRTEAN; this comes from the coding sequence TTGCGAAACCAGCCCTCGCCAGATGGCCAGCACCTGAAATGGCCGGATGTGCTGGTGCAATCGCGCTACCGCACTTACGAAAAATCTGTCCCTGAAAGCTCCTTTGCGCTGTTCACACTGAAATCACCGGGAGAAGCCACCTTCAGCGTCGGCGGGAAGCATCTGCGCATCTGCCAGCAGACGCTCTGCCTCATCAATCCCTATGAGGCCTTCGAATACCGCATCGAAGCGAATGAAGCCGTAGAAGTGCAAAACCTTCACCTGAGCCTCAGCACCTACCGTCAGCTCATGCATGCCATGGGCACCAGCCCCAACCGGCTGCTGGATCCTCCTGCCGAAAGTGAAGCGCCTGCGGAGTGGCCACACCACCTCTATTACATGGATCCTGCCATGAAGGGGCTATTGGATCAATACCGTTCACTGTGTCCCGAAGATTTTCTCACGGGCATCGGCTCGCTGCTTCAAAGGCTTTCCGCACAAAACCAACAGGTGACCAAACGCATTCCTTCACAGAAAAGGGCCACCCAAAAAGAGCTGGCGAAGAGAGTGGCCATCGGACGGGACCTGATCTTTAGTGCGTATAACGATCCTGACCTCACGCTGGACCGCATCTGCGCGGAAGTCTTCATGTCCAAGTTTCATTTCATTCGGGTATTCAAGCAGGCGTACGGACTCACCCCGCACCAGCTCATTCGCCATATCAGGATACTCAAGGCTCAGGAATACCTGAAAACCGGCCAGATGACCCTGGAGCACATTGCCTACAAGGTGGGCCTGCAGGAGCCCAATTCCCTCTACCCGCTCTTGCGCACCGAGGCAAATTAG
- a CDS encoding cysteine hydrolase family protein, translated as MNTPTNTPGPALLLIDIQSAFDDLAYWGGERNNPEAEQRASELLQLWRARRLPVFHIKHCSTTPGSPLHPSHPGNAIHPLVAPLDGEPVIEKNVNSAFIGTDLQQRLESSHITKLVIVGLTTDHCVSTTTRMAGNLGFDTTLVDDATATFCKQGKDGQLFSAQLIHDTAIASLNGEFAHIATTAEVLEQWKDPEVVTP; from the coding sequence ATGAACACACCAACCAACACACCCGGCCCGGCGCTGCTCCTCATCGACATACAGTCGGCCTTTGACGACCTGGCCTACTGGGGCGGAGAACGAAACAACCCCGAAGCTGAGCAGCGTGCCTCCGAGCTCCTGCAACTATGGAGAGCCCGCCGGCTCCCTGTTTTCCACATTAAACACTGCTCCACCACACCCGGATCACCTCTGCACCCTTCGCATCCGGGCAATGCCATCCATCCCCTGGTGGCCCCTCTGGACGGAGAGCCGGTGATCGAAAAGAATGTCAACAGCGCCTTCATTGGCACCGACCTCCAGCAACGACTGGAGAGTTCCCACATCACGAAACTGGTCATCGTGGGACTCACCACAGACCACTGCGTGTCCACCACCACCCGAATGGCCGGAAACCTGGGGTTTGACACCACGCTGGTAGACGATGCCACAGCTACTTTTTGCAAGCAAGGGAAAGACGGACAGCTCTTTAGTGCCCAGCTGATACACGACACGGCCATCGCCAGTTTGAACGGGGAGTTTGCCCACATCGCCACCACGGCAGAGGTACTGGAGCAATGGAAGGATCCCGAAGTGGTAACCCCATGA
- a CDS encoding GIY-YIG nuclease family protein: MKTKGGYVYIIANKNRTVLYTGVTNNLYSRVYEHKTGIGSVFTSKYKCTDLLYFQFYDTIIGAIEQEKRMKKWKRSFKESLINSMNPTWRDLFDEIEDMQ; the protein is encoded by the coding sequence ATGAAAACCAAGGGTGGCTATGTGTATATCATTGCCAATAAAAACAGAACCGTCTTATATACTGGTGTTACAAATAATCTCTACTCAAGAGTATATGAGCATAAGACAGGTATAGGATCTGTATTTACAAGCAAATACAAATGTACCGATCTATTATATTTTCAGTTTTATGATACAATCATTGGGGCCATTGAACAGGAAAAACGAATGAAGAAATGGAAGCGATCATTCAAAGAAAGCCTCATCAATTCGATGAACCCAACTTGGAGGGATCTGTTTGATGAAATTGAGGATATGCAGTAA
- a CDS encoding DNA-binding protein translates to MALKFSVVARKNPSDPNAPFKYYPQPVTSGESGFKSMARKIQKNTGQNYADVIGVLAALEDLLPDEIKNGNIIRLGDIGSFYPRYKSVPSERAEDVTSRNIEHVNIMFRSNKEFLEQLNTTLAFEKVDAGSVKAADEEVPEETES, encoded by the coding sequence ATGGCACTTAAATTTTCGGTGGTTGCGCGTAAGAACCCCAGTGACCCCAATGCTCCTTTCAAGTATTATCCACAGCCTGTGACCAGCGGCGAGTCTGGTTTCAAAAGTATGGCGCGGAAAATCCAGAAGAATACCGGTCAAAACTATGCCGACGTGATCGGTGTATTGGCGGCTCTTGAAGACCTGCTGCCCGATGAGATCAAAAATGGCAATATCATCCGGCTGGGGGATATTGGCAGCTTCTATCCCAGGTACAAGAGCGTACCGAGTGAAAGGGCAGAAGATGTGACCAGCAGGAACATTGAGCATGTGAATATCATGTTCAGGTCCAACAAGGAATTTCTGGAGCAACTCAACACCACGTTGGCGTTTGAAAAGGTAGATGCCGGGAGCGTAAAAGCTGCCGATGAGGAGGTTCCGGAAGAGACGGAAAGCTGA
- a CDS encoding ABC-three component system protein yields MVNQKNIDIGGDGNKIVGGNDNSTTNNITIQPSGKLSSLFSKLKEQFEEGEKISNISNDLIRYTSDRDIIGLEEKLKLAQKQHLFEDFSWLKQEFHKKLLLYQEYAPAQEIFAFILAIVLDRYRNIIRPMLQSGSSESDVLRSISQEVTRPILDLIHQEGCDDIIGISSTEIEGMFHYLTGTCHIKWAV; encoded by the coding sequence ATGGTTAATCAAAAAAACATTGATATTGGTGGAGATGGGAATAAAATAGTAGGTGGTAATGACAACTCTACAACTAATAATATTACTATACAGCCCAGTGGAAAGCTTTCATCACTATTTAGTAAGCTTAAAGAGCAATTTGAAGAAGGAGAAAAAATAAGTAATATCTCAAATGACCTAATCAGATATACCAGCGATAGAGATATAATTGGTCTTGAAGAGAAGCTGAAATTAGCACAAAAACAACATCTTTTTGAGGACTTTTCATGGTTGAAGCAAGAATTTCATAAAAAGCTGTTACTCTATCAGGAATATGCCCCAGCACAAGAAATATTTGCGTTCATATTGGCAATAGTTCTGGATAGGTATCGAAATATAATAAGGCCAATGCTTCAATCGGGCAGCAGTGAATCAGATGTTTTAAGGTCAATTTCTCAAGAAGTCACACGACCAATATTAGATCTTATCCATCAAGAGGGTTGTGATGACATTATTGGAATTTCATCTACTGAAATTGAGGGAATGTTTCATTATTTGACAGGAACCTGTCATATAAAATGGGCTGTATGA
- a CDS encoding ABC-three component system middle component 5: MIVYQKAYDLYHTVYRLIKLLAHFRGDGDIEIDRLRIWDYYVLFPNRMRAIKHKKSEKDIKAIIHQYILRPENPYEPLHNDRKTFEKIKPYQLTAIKCLASYGMINKDYLNNNRITSISRDFFSKYDEDFKNLSIQEENAIKLLTSHYYKISLFGPYGLKAKTGLLESKYDA, from the coding sequence ATGATTGTATATCAAAAGGCATATGATCTCTACCATACGGTGTACAGGCTAATTAAACTATTAGCTCACTTTAGGGGAGACGGTGACATTGAGATTGATAGGCTTAGAATTTGGGATTATTACGTTCTCTTTCCTAATAGAATGAGGGCAATAAAGCATAAAAAATCGGAAAAGGATATAAAAGCAATCATCCATCAATACATCCTTAGGCCTGAAAATCCCTACGAACCTCTTCATAATGATCGGAAGACTTTTGAAAAAATCAAACCTTATCAACTTACCGCAATTAAATGCCTTGCATCATATGGTATGATTAATAAAGATTACTTAAACAATAATCGAATTACATCTATTTCAAGAGATTTCTTCTCGAAGTATGATGAGGACTTTAAGAATTTAAGTATCCAAGAGGAAAATGCTATAAAACTCTTGACCTCTCATTATTATAAAATATCTCTATTTGGACCTTATGGTTTGAAGGCCAAAACAGGTTTATTAGAAAGTAAATATGATGCATAA